Sequence from the Ascaphus truei isolate aAscTru1 chromosome 3, aAscTru1.hap1, whole genome shotgun sequence genome:
acatcaggcctgggcatgaccaatcatgagccagacctggtgcctccacctggcagtacttaaaggcaggaccgtcccaaatttagtagtgtccttctcccactgaggaaggcaggtcacacaacaaggagcctgagattggggccttcccttgtgctCTTTCCTTCggtggagagtgagtgtggaccatacctctgcctctgctatggaggtggggaagagctagggcaGCTGCGAGTGCCCTTGGCCTGTtgtgatggtccagggaccatcctccagtgagagctgagtgtactgcattgggcagaagactgccgtgtaactgtactgtatagaagacaatacattgttcctgttgttatatacctcctgccttgtgcgtgaccttactggggggagagataataagttctaccgtgggagatcaacttcagttcctggagcctacggcagatggaggcgctgcactgctaaagagatatgtgcggtatgaaccccagaagcctgatcctgtgtccccactaccatcggtggacgACACAGccgtcctgttgccagcaggtatatgcaccgtacaccgtagtaatggacaaatctcccaccgggtgggggaaacaccgctacataAAGGaaagattaaggggcctatgcagtaaagtctgatagaaaaaatcgccatggtttttaaatcgccatttttgacagtgttcctatcacggtatgcagaaagccctgaataccagtgatagcaacatttcaacaaataGCTAGTAGCCGAAGCCGAGATGATCTGAcctccgaaaagggctcacccggcaagatctttctgctgcagagagagagagagagagggatgcctctctctctgcgcaaatctcgcccgaaataaaatattttaatttacattgtattactagtgtagatgatcaagggggtctccggagcataaCCGCACTttttttcaggtctggggacaccctgcttcccgagttacaggccccgttatggggtgctggtatctcctactgctgcagccgagtttattcgagcatttgcccgttctcggccgcagcagtaacctggcgcgcgccggagggtgccgggcgtgcgccgaagcagcggaagagcgccctccgatcggggcgctcttcctcccgctgccgggtccgccgggtcccccggaaccccctgccgccgtcccccacatcgcgggacaccagggctccctcggggagccctggacgcgcgtgcagggggcgctggcacccgatgacgcgtgaccgctgaacgcctctggaggaaatctcacattctcgcagacttccttcactacaaatgtatgcaatcCTGTTTCAACTGTGCCCTCTCccagggtaaacaaatttacttttcttcactaatcaacccGCATAAGTTtaatccacgccgactcttctctgtctttgactctctactcagaccaccctctgctgcctgttcttcctccatctcacctcaggactttgccaacTGTTTTTAGGAataggtggaatccatacgtcagcccatcccctctgtatcctcctcccatcctacacctcttcctaactctcctcctgcattccttgacccTTTATCTGCTGTCATGGAGGAGGATGTgtcttgctgatctcctcttctccttctaccacatgccctcttgaccccattccctcccatctcctaaaacctcttgctcctactataatccctacgctcacacacatttttaactcctctctctactcaggtacctttccctcctccttcaaacatgcaacagtcatactattactcaaaaacagcaagcttgaccctacctgtctttctaactatcgacctgtctccttcttgccttttgcctctaaactccttgaacgttttgtattctcttgcttgctccattttctcaacacctattctctcctagaccctctactggcttcctcactgctcactccactgaaacttccctcagtaaaataactaatgacctccatgctgacaaagacagaggtcattacactattCTCATATTACTGACCTTGATGCAGTATtttatactgtggaccaccctcttctccatactcttggcattcgtaaaaaagctctttcctggatatcctcttacctctcccatcatactttcagtgtctcttttgcaaacaccttctctatcgatctccctgtgggggtaccccaaggttctgtcctgggacctcttctctttctctttacacactctccctaggtgacctaatcacatctcttgtgtTCAAATATCACCAcaatgctgacgacacacaaatttacttttctacccctgaccttacacctgcggtacagactaaagtttccgAATGTCTGTCAGCTATatgatcctggatggccctccgccgacttaaactaaacatgacaaaaacaaagctcctcatacttcctcccaaacatgtctctctttcctccttctacattactgttggaagtaccatcattcacccagtagcccaagcacgctgcctaggggtcacactcaactcctctctcacattcttttctcacattcaaaacgtttctaaaacctgtcaattttcctccgcaatattacaaaaatacacccttccctctgttgctcgactgctaaaactttgactcaggccctcattctctcccttcttgattactgtaacctcctgttgtccggccttcctgcctctcagctgtctcccctacaatctatcctaaacgctgctgccagaatcacactactctttcctaaatctgtctcagcatctcccatgctgaaatccctctcctggcttcctatcaaatcacgcatATCATACTCAATTCTCCTTACTTTTAGAGCTTtacactctcttctcctccttacatctcagccctaatttctcgctatacaccacccggctcttgcgttctgctcaaggatgtcttctctctaccccttttgtatctaaagccctctcccgcctttaacccttcttactgactgccccacacctctggaatgccattcccctaaatatctgactagcaccctctctatccacctttaagacccacctttaaacacacctgcttaaggaagcatatgagtagctgcatggctgataatttacacctcatactttaaccttggccccttgcagacgcacttaccagaatgccctcctactgtctctgtatgttcttcctaccaactaaataagattataagctcttcggagcagggactccttttccgaaaTGTTAATttgatgtctgaagcacttcttccctttgtgttatttaaatCTTATTAATTATATGATTgtcactattactgctgtgaagcgccatgtacattaatggtgctatataaataaagacatacatacatagacaaaCTACAATGGATTGGGGTTATGATAGGTCAAGACTCTTTCTGGGTCTGTGACTGTGCAGACCTAAAAATAGGACTTATTTGGGAGCTACCACTAAAAGGGACATATGCGTTGTTTAGAAGGTAATAAACGATCGCCAGAccctgggctgtcagcctcaaaagAAACTAACATTCCTGAGACATCCCTTGTGCATCACAAAGAGGGAATGACACACAGGTCACCGCTTATTTGgatgactttattaaaaatgagaatatcatgtgatgtcatctacTGTGCATAATAagaattacatactgtatgtgtgatcaTTTCAAGAAGACAAATCAAACCATAGCACACACTACATGGGTAAGAAATGCTAAGGATAGATATCTATTTGTCATTCAAATTTAGTTGCCTGAGTCTATTGATATGATTCACGTGTGTCTAAGTGTTAGAAATGGGAACTTATGAATGTGTTTATATATCTAGGCACCTTTTAAACGTCTTTTTAGAGAGAGGTTTTTCCAACCTAGTAGCTGACCTATGACAGGGGTGTGCTTATGTTTTtccgtatgcaggtcacatgaTCACAGGTGTGTCGTACGTGACAATCAgttagagattttttttttagatgtattatATTCAGGGCTTTCGAAATCTCACGGGTCATTTCTGCATGTGCAAGTCTACTAACAGGCAAAGGTGTCACATTCTCTTTACATCATTGTACATTGTAAGGTCGCTGGTGCGTCTATCCTGAAGTGATTGCAGAAGAGTGcaacttttttatatatttgcgaAACACTTCGTCCCTAATCCCATAAATGAAAGGACTGAGAAACCGAGGCAGACACATGAATAGGAGGAAGTTGGTTACGGACAAAAAAGTAATATTATCTTTGAGGTATGTCTCCATAAAATGAGAGCTGAAAGCGGTCATGCATAAAAGGAGCTGGAAAGCGTGGAGCATGACTGTTTTCCCAGCCTTGAAGGCAGAAGATTTGCCTGAGCCAAGCTTCCGTGCAACCTGCATTATCCTAATGTACGTGTACATGATTATCAGTCCCACCAGGGTAAAGCTGAGGATGAGGGTTATTGATCTCATGGTGTTCTGCACTGGGGCCTTCAATAATTTTGCCCAGCTACAAATCACATTAAGAGAGAAATACTTTGTCTCAACTGAGGAGCTCAGGACAATTAAATCAGCAACATTAGGGATGAGTCCCACTGCCCATATGACAGCAATGGCAGCATGAGATCTCTGTGTGGTGCAAAGCTCTGCATGTCTTAGTGGGTAGCAAATGGCTACATATCGTTCAAGGGCCATGACTGCCAGGTTATATGGGGTGACAATAAATGAAATAGAGCAAATATTCACTAAGACATAGCATAATGACACAGGGAGGTATACCTTGTATAAGGCAGCCACCAACAAAGTAAGCCCCAGGATGAGATACAGTGTGTCATTAATTAGCATATGGACAAAAAGGACATAGCGAGTGTTCTCTCGAATATGAGCTGTGGTAAAGTAGACAAAGAGCATAATTGTAAGGAAGTACAAGAAGAAGCAGAAGCAGAGGACCACCAAGATTAGAAGGGCCATCCTCACAGTCTCAACGTTCTTGTTGCTAtcgacggacacttgggtgataTTGCTGTTCAGATCCGTAGAGTTCGCCATTTACTGAATGACGgcggttgtttttttttgttgaggaTTTCAAACTtgtaacaacaaaaaaagaaacagtATGATCAGCGCAAAACAAGAAAACTATTCCAAAGACATGAACGTGTTGTGACATCTTATGTTTATTGCTCGGTCTttcgtttaaaaaacaaaatccaTACTTGCAGTAAATAATTTAAAAGCAAAGACAACTGAAAACAGTGCTCAATATAAAAaagaaatacaggcataccccgcattaccatacgcaatgggaccggagcatgtatgtaaagcaaaaatgtacttaaagtgatgcttatcgatgcatgtactatactgcaatcgtcatatatgtgcataactgatgtaactgatgtaaataacgcatgtgtaacaggctctatagtctccctgcttgcgcacagcttcggtacaggtagggagccggtattgctgttcaggacgtgctgacaggcgcatgcgtgagctgccgtttgcctattgagcgagatgtacttactcgcgagtgtacttaaagtgagtgtccttaaaccggggtatgcctgtaatctgaTTTGTACAGACAATCACATTATAAAAGGCAATAGAATGCCCTTTTCTTGCCATTTTACGCTTTTTGAATAATGAGAAGAACTGGACAGTGACTAATAGTGTTCTTGGCCATTAAACGCCCCCCCGGATAAAAcacatgtattaaaaaaaaatcccagcacataacaaataacaaaaaaaggAATTGTAACCATTAAACCATTCATTTTCACTGTGGCTACCAAGGCGATCTCAATGGGGATGTAGATTGAAATGGCAGCTGTAAcaaggacttatcactgtttgagggaAACTGCCTCTAAACCCAGCAGTGCGCCGGTAAATTGCACACAAGCAATCAATTTGATTACAGTCGGtcttttagaaaaagcctgctctgagaaacaggaaagagattctttagctcacaagggagctgacataaggaaaatgagggctgtgttctgggagcaagacaaaaggggaccagacctctatgcctggaccctcaagcagacacctacccggacaccactgaactgaagggccacctgcgttaaggtactgctgagactttggggtgataagtgggtaaggggcttgggcttcccccccacccagccttGCAGAGGGGGACTGGGgcagtgagttagcccttacacagggattggtgtttattgttttatgtatatttgtttGCTGTatggtttaaaggaacaggcaataaagcctcattttaatttcaccttaaaacggtctcaattgcatacctctgcacatactGTATCTCTTACAGTAACCTGTAATACAAATAGGATACATTatcaatattaaaatatactaCCTACCACCATTCCAGCCTCCTGGGAGgcgtgacatcaggcctgggcatgaccaatcatgagccagacctggtgcctccacctggcagtacttaaaggcaggaccgtcccaaatttagtagtgtccttctcccactgaggaaggcaggtcacacaacaaggagcctgagattggggccttcccttgtgctCTTTCCTTCggtggagagtgagtgtggaccatacctctgcctctgctatggaggtggggaagagctagggcaGCTGCGAGTGCCCTTGGCCTGTtgtgatggtccagggaccatcctccagtgagagctgagtgtactgcattgggcagaagactgccgtgtaactgtactgtatagaagacaatacattgttcctgttgttatatacctcctgccttgtgcgtgaccttactggggggagagataataagttctaccgtgggagatcaacttcagttcctggagcctacggcagatggaggcgctgcactgctaaagagatatgtgcggtatgaaccccagaagcctgatcctgtgtccccactaccatcggtggacgACACAGccgtcctgttgccagcaggtatatgcaccgtacaccgtagtaatggacaaatctcccaccgggtgggggaaacaccgctacataAAGGaaagattaaggggcctatgcagtaaagtctgatagaaaaaatcgccatggtttttaaatcgccatttttgacagtgttgctatcacggtatgcagaaagccctgaataccagtgatagcaacatttcatCAAATAGCTAGTAGCCGAAGCCGAGATGATCTGAcctccgaaaagggctcacccggcaagatctttctgctgcagagagagagagagagagggatgcctctctctctgcgcaaatctcgcccgaaataaaatattttaatttacattgtattactagtgtagatgatcaagggggtctccggagcataaCCGCACTttttttcaggtctggggacaccctgcttcccgagttacaggccccgttatggggtgctggtatctcctactgctgcagccgagtttattcgagcatttgcccgttctcggccgcagcagtaacctggcgcgcgccggagggtgccgggcgcgcgccgaagcagcggaagagcgccctccgatcggggcgctcttcctcccgctgccgggtccgccgggtcccccggaaccccctgccgccgtcccccacatcgcgggacaccagggctccctcggggagccctggacgcgcgtgcagggggcgctggcacccgatgacgcgtgaccgcgcatcagtgacgcgcggcacgccgagggagtggggctagcaagccggggcatcccccggcttgcggaactagccctgctcggattaagtgtgtcggtagtgtatgcatggaaatgtcccggtcacgtgatgcgtgatccagatatggataatagattatttgcccattattaaacacaacattagcaagccagcattaaaaaaaattaaatagaaaACATTCTTGCAAACCCACAAGGCCacagtcacatggtacttgaaccagtcagattgtgagaactaaacccccaatctgattggttgtagtaaaccatgtgacggcagccatgtttgattttgtgacatcatcttaaagggaaatgaagcactgccattctgattggctggcttcagtccctttcatgacgtcacattaaaaaaaaaaaaaaagggcacatggttttcacagccaatcagatggcgttgGAACCATTTGCtgcccaaatgtgacatcacacaggccatatttaagactgtgccgtctcatttgagctcaagaagtcGTCGTGTCAACATCATGGATTTACTGTAACAcggggttattggattaacagatgaagacaaagacagaagataaagaaaaacaagaaataatcacagatgaagaacgAAGAAGAGGATGGAAGATTActgaaagaagaattttgttacctgtccttGATCTTCACGGTGGAAggcgttggattgtgtttcgtgacggtacgagagcttgctgattgCCCAGGATTCGgtgggccaacgcttctaaaggtaagataaatattggatgtatgtacttttatttttacaggttttttgattggatttttatttttttatgtttttcattgcccattgactgctaatgtattaatctgtgcctgtttatggtacagatgaatacagtggaagtcaatgcattttttggcaaacgcatttcttctattgactgtttattttatgtctttttattgtttagattaaattgatttgaattgtgatggcttgtttttttctttttacagattggttagcgattttatttaatgatgtattttggtggctactggttttaatgtgttgcctagtggttgtatgaatTCAATGTTGtgttagttactgcttttaggtattacatgtatttttttggctagtggtatgaattatgtaatttattccatagtggttttaattattttattgaatgcctagtggtttcatttctttaattgattggctagtggtttgatGTAGTttattgcttggttggctagtggttttatgtagtgtattgcttggttggctagtggttttaatttttgtttgtgggtgtttaggtgcttgttgtatctgttttattcttg
This genomic interval carries:
- the LOC142491196 gene encoding odorant receptor 131-2-like; its protein translation is MANSTDLNSNITQVSVDSNKNVETVRMALLILVVLCFCFFLYFLTIMLFVYFTTAHIRENTRYVLFVHMLINDTLYLILGLTLLVAALYKVYLPVSLCYVLVNICSISFIVTPYNLAVMALERYVAICYPLRHAELCTTQRSHAAIAVIWAVGLIPNVADLIVLSSSVETKYFSLNVICSWAKLLKAPVQNTMRSITLILSFTLVGLIIMYTYIRIMQVARKLGSGKSSAFKAGKTVMLHAFQLLLCMTAFSSHFMETYLKDNITFLSVTNFLLFMCLPRFLSPFIYGIRDEVFRKYIKKLHSSAITSG